The sequence CAGGAGCACAAACTGGGCTATAGCCCAGCACTTGTAATCCTATACTTTTTACCTTCCAACTATGGTTAATTCTTTCCAGTGTAACTACAAGTTGGATTTAGTTGTTTGCTTTGCAGTTAGCAATGTATGATACCCTGCATAGTAAAACAAGTCTCTActacagtgttttaaaaaaccttGAACACCAGAAGATTCTGTCCCTCAATTTAAATGTTATTGTTGGCATTTTGGAAACAAACCCTCAAAACAACACAGTCTAATTATTACCTCTAATAATTCTATACATGTGAAAGTTAAAACAGCAGTAGGAAACTGCATTGAGCTTGTTTCCCTCACAAGTTTTCAATACCTGAATTCCCAACCATAACCAAAGTGAAAAGTTCCATCAAATTCAGAGACACTTCCACCTGAACAGCAGTGAAGTAAATCCAGGGGACAATTCCTCCAACATAAACTCCCACATAGGTGTGGTTTGAATACAACCAAAAGTTCATTGAAGGCAAGACCATGGACACTACTGAGCTTACCACAACTGCAGGATCAGctcatttcaaacaaaaaaattttagtagttttttataaaaataaaaacagagggAGTTAAGGGTTAGAGTTTACTGAGCCAAAGGCAATGTTTCATTACAAATATGGATCCTTCATATGAAAACTTACAATACTAATGTATaagctaataaaatatttggctAATACAAAGTGGATcaaatttacaggaaaaaatatcaaggtaatttgtttctttaacaaCCATGTTGATGTTGCCAATAAGCTCCATCACTCACgtgagaaagtaatttttaacattagattgaactgtttcctttctgaTCTAGAGACCACTTTTAATGAAGTAATCAATCCTAGACATTACcaactttcaaatatttcctgtCTTTAACACAACTGATTTAGTTTTGCTTTCTAAAGATATATTACACCACTTTTACAAGAAGATATAGAAGTACTTTTTTTGTCCAAGTTCTcatggctctttttttttaaagattgatGTActcatttgctttctcttgcaGTACAATTTGGTAGATTTACTCTCTATATAAATACAAGGTTACAAACCACAAGGTTTGTCTTTAAATTTTCTTGGCTTCATTAATGTTTCCATCCAGTATTTCTTGTAACTTAATCTTTCTGAATAAGTATGGCAATTACTTATTTGGAATTATGATCACTTCTTTTTGAACTTTAATATACCAGGAATATTTTGTTGGATGATGACTACATTTGCAATTGAACTGAAAAATGACAACAGTTCTCTATTTTCCATGTGGGTACAGCATAAAAATGTCATCAGTTTATGCCTCAGAAAACTGCCCTGTTCATCTTGGAAGTCAAACCTGTAATCTCTAAAAGGAGTGATAATGCAATTTATGTTTTGTGTGAGGGGCACTAAGGAAAGCAACGTGTGCAACTGTTACACCTGAGGTGGGGGGGGTAAAATTCTCCCTATAAGTAAAAACCTGACTTCCATGACACTATCAAACCTTACAGCAATCCTGAAAGGTGCTCAGGGAAACAGAGACTGGAAAACAGCTGGATCCAAGATGATGTTctaaaaaggagggaagagtCCACCAGATCAGCACTGTCATGGGGGAACTGGAAACCATCCTTTGAGAGCTCCAAAGTAACACCAATTATGACTTTTTTACTGAAACACTGCATAAGCTTCCATGGAAATCTTCAGTTCCCCTGGCTGCCTGTTACTTTTCTTGAATTCATCCTCTTAAAATAAGTTCCAAATGCTTTACAGAAACTTGCAACATGCAATTACTCTAATTGTTACAGTAATACTTCAGTGTAGTTGATAGAGCATGTTTTGTGTTAAACTAAATACTTGTAACAGGATTTTAATTAGCCAATACATTATACTAACATGTGGGATTCTTTAATAAACTGACTAGACAGCAAGACAACATTCATCTTCCATGGAAGACAGTCTGTGAAATTCCTTGTAGGAGCCAGTGTAAAGCAGGCACTAGTAGttatatatattgcatataaaCTTGACAGGCTGCCTCCCAGCTAAGTGCACCTTTTCCACTAATTAAAGTGTTTTCAAACTCCTATTCATCTCCAAGGAAATGGAATGCTATTGCTAAattgttttgccttttgtgGACTTAATTAGAATTCTTAAATGTAAACTTCTTGTAATGAACCTAAGACAAAAAACTTCTGCAGAGTTACCAGTTTCTGCTTTAAGAGTTGTGAGGGTACAAAGGGCCAGCAGGAATTCCCTTTTAGTCTGGAGAGTAGTGAGATCATCAAAATGTAACAACTTCACTAGAAAGAGAACCCAAGCCATGACATGCCTGTGCTGTGTCTCCTAAATCCCTCATTCACCTTTCAGTGGCCTGTCTGCCACCACTGTGTACAAAAATGCTCTCCTGGGTCtcctgaaaaagcaaagaaccACCTGCAAAGGAATCCTCTTTGACTTTCTTCAGAGATAACTCAAACTACTGTTCTACTGTCTTAACATGACAGCTTCCATTCTGTGAGACAAGATTTGATCcaacagagaaatgagagaaatgTATGTAAATGCTTTCTTCAGTATTatcattttgcaaaacaaattatatGACATGGAAAGTAATGGAGTCTTTGGCTCAGGAAGTATTTCCAGCCCTGAAACAGGCTGTCAAATCTTTCATGTACCTATAGGGGTAGATATACACTTATATCATGCTCAGGTCTGTTACAGATATATGTCCCTtaaacatttctgcagcaatAACATCTCAATATCAACTTGTATTTTTTACCTTGAAGTCGTTCATCAGTTATTATCTTGTTGGTTTGGTTCCAGGTACTGtcaataaatattattttcttcagtccAGTGCCTTCATTCCTGCTGCTTGAGATGCATTCGTttggacttttttcttctttaggtTCTATTTTTGCTTGCTTAAGAACTGGTTCTTTGGAACAGTCATCATCACTATTACAGACACCTTTTTTAGTGTACTTTTGGAGATGGAAAGCAATATCTTTTACTGAAACCGAATTGGGGCCAGGAAATATAAGTGCTATCTGaatgaaaagaagagagagatcTGAGTGTCAACAAAATCTAATAAAACATCAAGAATTCTTCcattaaagaacagaaattttataaactttataaaacatttaagtCAGGACAAGATTCAAAAGTATCTCgtaaaaatattctattttctAATGTAATGttaaatttatgttaaaaacCATGTTAATTCAAAGTTTAAATACTGCAGCTGCTGAATATGATGAGCACAATATGATGAGCTGTTGTGCTGTTCAATGAACTGCTGTTTAACTTACTGCACGTTCATACGTGGGCAAAATACTTCTTATGGTACACAATGGATCCACTTATGCAAGGTGGTGAACAGAGGAAATTCAAGGTGATTAGACAGTGCTACAGCTTTCTTACTTCATGTCTCTTTTCTTCATATTCTGGAATGCAAGGGTatttataaattgtaacatcaTCAGGTGCCAGGAGCTTTGCATGCACAGCAGTGCTCTTGCCATCTGTTTCATTTGGGTGCTTGATAATGTCAATCTTCAAAGGTaactggagttaaaaaaataaaaaaggacaatATTTATGATCATATATAGAGGTATAAACACTTGTACAAATCTTATGCAAAATTCAGGAGAAATCCCTATGGGTGTGTAATTAAAACATATCTGACAATTTTggacaatatttttgttttaacaggcTTGGAACTAAAGTAGAGACAAGTGACAAGAGGCATCTTTTACATTCAGTTTTTGGAAATACTTGAGAAGAAGCATGGCACTATCTCTAGAAACAGAATCAATAAGGTAAGTAAGATGGGATCTTAATTTGAGCAATGTAATGGTTCTAAATATGAATACTTATCTCTATTAGGTATTCACCCAATTGCAAAAATGGCCATTTCAATGAAAATACACCTAAATCTAATAGGTCAGATTTCCAAAGTACTTCTAAAGTATTTTCACAATGCTTTCAATCTTGTACCTTCAAAATGCATCTTAGTTCCCAGCTGATTTTGCAAAATGTCTCAGTCCTCTTTGTGGTTTCTGCAAGTATTTTAGCTGAAGGGCACTAccctatttatttatattttgagaGTGCTTATCTGAATGGTATAACTATGACATTTAGGAATGCCTTTTAGCTCACATTTTATGTAAAATTCACTCTTGATTATGGACAAATCATATTCTTTGTTCACAATATAATCTGTTCTGGTCAGAGTTATGAGAAACTGAAGAATGAGGAAGAGCACTGTAAAGAAACTTCCAAGAACTACATGGTTGAATGAGAAGCTGAGTGACTTCAGCTTGTATTCTCCATCTAGTAGATACATGAGTGTTTGTGTGAGGGCTGGaccattttcagtatttctacaTGCAATTCCTCAAATAAGAACAATAATTTTATCTAACTGTAGCTTATTCATACTTAAGCTGTGTTAAAGATGAATGTCCATAAAGAGTAAGTCAGAAAAGAAATGGTTGCAGACAGATCATTCTCTGCCACAGTAACTAAAAGACACAAGAATATTACAAAAAATCCATTAGATATATTAACCTTCACAGTTGGAATTTCTTTGGTAGGGACAGTTTCAACAGGAACAAAGCATGTATAACAATAAAACATCCTTGAACTACTGCATCGGGGGCATTTTGATCTCCCactcttttttgccttttccagcACTTCCTGGGATGCTAACTGTAATTGTTGAAGAGGGTTATCTTCAAATGATGATGGAGTCTGCAGTTCTTGGCTTTCCAAACACTCAGTACTTCTTTTTGGTCCTTGTGTAGATGAACTCAAAGACATGGTTAGCTGAAACACACAATAtgttgttaaataaaaatccagttACTATGAACTAAtttattgaaaattattctgtattattctatttaaaaaaaaaatactcatcAGAGAAGGTATTTCCTACAGCAGAAGGAGTAATAAAATCATCTGATTCAGTTATTATAGCACCAAGAACTCCAAAGAGATTTCAGGAGGGCATGAGACAAACAGCTGGAAAGAACCTGAGATCTGCCTCTTTAATGCACATATAGGCATGTTCATAATTTTACTAAGTTATCCCACTCAATTCctgcagaaatatattttttttctgttgttaggATCAGGGACTAAAAGTTTATGAAAACACTGCTAAACAGTGTTTACCTGGATGAGCAATCCCATTAGTCTTCAGCATGACTACCAACAATGAATTACATGCCTAGAGGATAGAAATCCATAAGAGAAAAGTTAATTGTACAGATTTAGATCTCTATCCTGAAACTTATTGTGTGTGGGCCAACCAAACACCCTGAATGAAATCCCTCCTGGGCAGAACTTTCTGAGATAGAAGAAATCTTCCAAGAGCAAAGCTTGAGGCTGAACAATTAGAGCAGCTAGAACAGGGCTTTGGTGCTCCATGTACCAGATAGGAAGTGCTGACCCAGTCTAGATTTGTTCTGCAAGTTTGTATTTCTTTAGTACcattggtgggttttttccaggctttcttcCACACAGGTGTTGTCTCACCCTCTGCAGCTGGTGCAGAAGTTTCACTGTGTACTCTGAGCTGTGCAGCAGAACCAGGACCATGTGCCCACAGCCAGTGCAGACAGAATTAGTGCTCTGTGAGCTCAGGCTCAGAGTCACTCCAGGCTTTAGTAAAGCCCTTCTGACAGATCACTCAGGGTCCTCTCTGATCTTCAAAGCAGCCCCCAGTCAGCAGCCTGCACAGCCTGCAGTAGTTACAAACTGCCTTTAGCACTTTGTGCTGCatcactggaaatgaaaaaaagtcattctAAGTATTTACTTTCAGCTAATTTAGGTTTACTTTTTCATGTCAGGGATCACACTTACGAAATGATGTCACAAACCAGTCATgtttaacaaaaacaaacaaacaataattCCTGAGATGTGATCcaaaaattaattgtttaaataaaatcaaatgtaatttaattgaaaaataataaaaccaaaaaactcagCTAGCTTTCcaataaaaaattgaaattaatacCAGAAAAAATTGTTATTGTCTGGTAAAATTAGATACTCATGTATGCTCTGacaccttcccctctccttttgACAAAGTCTAACTTCTGAAAAGTCAGGGACGTCCAttcaaataaacacaaaatctAACATGCACACAAAATTTATACTGCAATTTGCTTTCAAGTACCTCTGAGATAAAGCAAATATACATTACATCTCAGACCAAGCCACACTATTATCAAGTTTCCTCAAGCGGCAGAGAGGGCGAGAGGCCCTGGAATTGGACATGCATTCCCAGCCTGCAAACCGATTCTTTTCAGTGCATGATGTCTTACGCTCTGTGGTGCTCAAGGGTGACACCTCGAAGCACTTTTGTTACCGATACTGACAGGGGATCTGCTGCGGCCTCACAATAAGAGCTGTGCCCACGTTCAGCTGCGTTCTTAGCAGAAAACGACAGCAACAGAGTTCCTGCAACTTGTAAGACCCAAATCTCACTTCAGACATACTTTTAAGACTGTAAATAACTCCGTCTACACCTGATCTCCAAACCCCAGATAAATCGCTGCTGCTGGAGGGTTCTCCCCACATTCCAACTGCAACTCGGGGGCAACTCCGGACCTCGGTCCGGACACCTCGGGGGTTGTGTGAAGCtctgggggtgtgtggggtgcCATGAGCTCCCCACCGCCGTGCCCTGCTGCCGCTGCCCCCGGAGGTGAGCGCAGCAGCCACAGCGCCGCGGGCTGAGGGCAGCGGAGGGCACAGAGCTCGGGGCGGGGATCTCCCACGGGAATAACAAAGCGCTCCCGCCGTTCGGGCACCTCTGAGCCGCCCCTGTCCCGCAGGCCCCGCGGCCGCAGAGCCGCTTCCCCCCGCGGGCCGCCCGAGCCCGTCCGCGCACAGCGCGGCCCCTCAGCGCTGCCTCCTCCGTCCTGCCCTCCGCCCCGCTCCTCTCCTCATCCCCTGCCCGGCTGCAGCCCTTCCTCACCCGCCTCCCGGCTCTGCTCCGCCGCGGCCCTCGCAAGCCCCGGAACGAAAGTGCCGAGCTCTGCCTcggcgggaggggggggagcGGAAGCAGCCCGGGGCTGAGAGCGGCTGCTGTCTCTGTCCGGGGGTTTGTGTTTGTTCGGAGCCTCCCGCCCggaatgggattttttttccgACGTGTTGTGTCGCAAAAACCTGACCAGAAACCACACACACAGTTCCCGGGGAGCGGGGTCAGTGCCAGGTGTTTCCCGCCCTGTGACATGTGCCCAGCGCTGCCCCCGCCGTGAGGGGACAGCCTGGAAACCGCTGGGGCGGGAGGCTGCGGGTTTGTGTCACTGCCTTGGCAACTCCTGGAAAGCTGGATCagttggatttttcttttacctgtatttttccccccacctAGTAGTATACTTACAGCATACCGAGTGCCTGCTGCTGGTTCTGCGTCTCTCTCTCCAAAGAGGACATGGGATCTGCTCTGTGAAATTCCTTGGCCTGGTTGAGGATGCTGCCCCACAGAAGCGTTTACCCAATATTCAGTCTTTAGTAACTGCATTTTTAGGTTGAAGTGACTAAACTAAAACAGTAATTTTGGTATAGAGAATATTTCTCTCAGTGAAATGAGGTCTGTGATGTATTAGTTGCAGTAGCTTTAGGGGGAAAGGTTGACATTATAGGCAGATTTTATGCCAAACTTTGATCTCAGTTACACCCCAAAAAcctcactgacttcagtggtaTTACATCCAGTGGCAGAGAATGCCTACCAGCATTCTGTtattacttgttttgttttgacttgATCAGTTCTTCATGCTGGCAGCATGTCATACATTGCAGTAGTAGGGAAAAATAGCTACATTTCCCCATCCATATTTTTTACTACCTTACGCTGTGACAATACCTTGTGATGTTCAGTAGTTAATgatggcaaaataaaaatgtttattagaCAAAAGAAGACTTTTATAATGGTTTCTAAAACTCTTTCTTGACAAACTTAATTTTAGTGGGTTTTGATAAGTTTACCAtctctgaattatttctttggGTGCTTAGTGCAGAACTTGTTTGGGAATAAACTGAGCTTCCTCGTAATTTAAAATCAGGCTCTGAAATCTGAATTACTCCTTTGTATACTTTTATTCTATACAGTTATTTACCCAAAAACTGCgatactgaaataatattttaggaATGGATCGCTTTTGTTTGGGACTCTTAATTTCAGAATACactaaaaaatattatcttttccAAACCAGCATTTCTCACACTTGATTT is a genomic window of Chiroxiphia lanceolata isolate bChiLan1 chromosome 12, bChiLan1.pri, whole genome shotgun sequence containing:
- the DTWD1 gene encoding LOW QUALITY PROTEIN: DTW domain-containing protein 1 (The sequence of the model RefSeq protein was modified relative to this genomic sequence to represent the inferred CDS: deleted 1 base in 1 codon) yields the protein MGLLIQLTMSLSSSTQGPKRSTECLESQELQTPSSFEDNPLQQLQLASQEVLEKAKKSGRSKCPRCSSSRMFYCYTCFVPVETVPTKEIPTVKLPLKIDIIKHPNETDGKSTAVHAKLLAPDDVTIYKYPCIPEYEEKRHEIALIFPGPNSVSVKDIAFHLQKYTKKGVCNSDDDCSKEPVLKQAKIEPKEEKSPNECISSSRNEGTGLKKIIFIDSTWNQTNKIITDERLQGLLQIELKTRKTCFWRHQKGKPDTYLSTIEAIYYFLVDYHQEILKENYKGQYDNLLFFFSFMYTLIKNAKCCAGKECDVLTVMSTVPEVGIEDLSPLAIRSDLSNCKNELTC